A genomic region of Rhizobium sp. NXC24 contains the following coding sequences:
- a CDS encoding glycosyltransferase: MFSLIVCTIDRFDQLERLFQSLMSQRHRDFEVVLVDQNPDDRLSELIGSFSPFFMIRHVRSAKGLSRARNNGMAAANGDYVCFPDDDCWYEPDTLETAERLFAAHPELAIVTGRTLDADGLASVSPTGETSLAVTRWNYLKCGNSNSIFVRRAALAAIGGFDENLGVGSDSPFQSGEEADFLLRALAAGKRLMFFPELIVHHDQVTSEYGPRQIERARKYGRGFGALMRKQRFPLAYVGYRLCRPVAGWLAALVRCRVDTARYKRAWLMGILEGYATWPRWRSG; this comes from the coding sequence TTGTTCAGCCTCATCGTCTGTACGATCGACCGCTTCGACCAGTTGGAACGACTGTTTCAGTCGCTGATGAGTCAGCGTCACAGGGATTTCGAGGTGGTCCTTGTCGACCAGAATCCTGACGATCGGCTGTCGGAGCTGATCGGAAGCTTCTCGCCCTTCTTCATGATCCGCCATGTCCGCTCGGCCAAGGGCCTTTCGCGGGCACGCAACAACGGAATGGCCGCCGCGAATGGCGACTATGTCTGCTTTCCCGATGATGATTGCTGGTATGAGCCCGATACGCTGGAGACGGCGGAGCGGCTGTTTGCCGCGCACCCGGAGCTTGCCATCGTCACCGGTCGTACACTCGATGCCGACGGCTTGGCCTCCGTCAGCCCGACAGGCGAAACGTCGCTTGCGGTGACGCGCTGGAACTATCTGAAATGCGGCAACTCCAACAGCATTTTCGTGCGCCGTGCGGCGCTGGCCGCCATCGGCGGCTTCGACGAGAATCTCGGGGTCGGCTCGGACTCGCCATTCCAAAGCGGCGAGGAGGCGGATTTCCTGCTGCGTGCTCTTGCTGCAGGCAAGCGGCTGATGTTCTTTCCGGAATTGATCGTCCACCATGATCAGGTCACCAGCGAATATGGCCCGCGGCAGATCGAACGGGCGCGCAAATATGGCCGCGGCTTCGGCGCGCTGATGCGCAAGCAGCGCTTTCCGCTCGCCTATGTCGGCTACCGCCTGTGCAGGCCTGTCGCCGGCTGGCTGGCAGCGCTGGTGCGATGCAGGGTCGATACGGCGCGTTACAAGCGCGCCTGGCTGATGGGCATATTGGAAGGCTATGCGACCTGGCCGCGATGGCGCAGCGGTTGA
- a CDS encoding polysaccharide biosynthesis C-terminal domain-containing protein, producing MTKSIMANSALNAAAGLTLLATGFACSIIAARLLGPEANGIIAFSLWLTTTGALVAELGTGITLLRILPQLKVQGYSTEERRGFAAYLLHPTILSTLILLAGYTAFYWEAERLHWANDEWSVIVITGAFFVLQSLGAYSKNYLVGEQQLGAFFRITLTSSVLQLATVLLGAIFFGVSGALAGYAIGQLPMFVSSLRIAVARRNSCGVSLGYLVSSSLILSVEFINSSIFLNRIELVFLQHYWGIEAVGFYAVGLSLANLALQLPVQLSGSLLPYYSEQMHSQASGKLPVHVFEGVARAISYITLPMSFGLAAIAPELVVTIFGKPFGPSGGMVALLSLTAAPYVFMQICTQYLYSIDRMRERTIIGGVASVIMVVGCLIAVPSYGGEGAALVRLLAFSAMCVLMVRRMEFEGSMHSMFVSLAKVTGASALCAAAAYGFIHVLPGIPGLVSAVIAGILVYGLALRLLNAVPPEDIAVLQQIAARLPRRAHPIAVHALAWLAPRRI from the coding sequence ATGACGAAGAGCATCATGGCGAATTCGGCGTTGAACGCGGCGGCGGGGCTGACCCTGCTGGCGACCGGTTTTGCCTGTTCGATCATCGCTGCCCGCCTGCTTGGCCCGGAAGCTAACGGCATCATCGCCTTTTCGCTCTGGTTGACGACCACGGGCGCGCTCGTCGCCGAACTCGGCACCGGCATCACGCTACTGCGCATACTGCCGCAACTAAAAGTCCAGGGCTATTCGACGGAGGAGCGGCGCGGCTTTGCGGCCTACCTCCTGCACCCGACGATCCTGTCGACGCTGATCCTGCTCGCAGGCTACACGGCCTTTTATTGGGAAGCGGAGCGGCTGCATTGGGCAAACGATGAATGGTCCGTCATCGTCATCACCGGCGCGTTTTTCGTCCTTCAGTCGCTGGGCGCCTACAGCAAGAACTATCTGGTCGGCGAACAACAGCTCGGCGCTTTCTTCCGCATCACCCTGACAAGTTCGGTGCTGCAGCTCGCCACCGTGCTTCTCGGCGCCATCTTCTTTGGCGTCAGCGGCGCTCTTGCCGGCTATGCCATCGGTCAGCTCCCGATGTTCGTTTCCAGCCTGAGGATCGCAGTCGCGCGCCGGAACAGTTGCGGCGTCAGCCTTGGCTATCTCGTCAGTTCCTCGCTCATTCTCTCGGTCGAATTCATCAACAGCTCGATCTTCCTGAACCGCATCGAGCTGGTCTTCCTGCAGCATTACTGGGGCATCGAAGCAGTCGGCTTCTACGCCGTCGGCCTGTCGCTTGCCAATCTGGCGCTGCAGCTTCCGGTGCAGTTGAGCGGCAGCCTGCTGCCCTATTATTCCGAACAGATGCATTCGCAGGCGTCGGGCAAGTTGCCGGTTCATGTCTTCGAGGGCGTCGCGCGCGCCATTTCCTATATTACCCTGCCCATGAGCTTCGGCCTTGCGGCGATCGCCCCTGAGCTGGTGGTAACGATCTTCGGCAAGCCCTTCGGCCCGAGCGGCGGCATGGTGGCGCTGCTGTCGCTGACGGCTGCTCCCTACGTCTTCATGCAGATCTGCACGCAATATCTCTACTCCATCGACCGCATGCGCGAGCGTACCATCATCGGCGGCGTCGCCAGCGTCATCATGGTCGTCGGCTGCCTGATCGCAGTGCCCTCGTATGGCGGCGAAGGTGCCGCGCTAGTGCGGTTGCTCGCCTTCTCCGCCATGTGCGTGCTGATGGTGCGCCGCATGGAATTCGAGGGCTCGATGCACAGTATGTTCGTCAGCCTTGCCAAGGTGACCGGCGCATCCGCGCTCTGCGCCGCCGCGGCCTATGGTTTCATCCATGTGCTGCCCGGCATTCCCGGCCTCGTCAGCGCCGTCATTGCCGGCATCCTGGTCTATGGCCTGGCGCTCCGGCTGCTGAATGCCGTGCCGCCGGAGGATATCGCCGTCCTTCAGCAAATTGCCGCGCGTCTGCCCCGGCGCGCTCATCCGATTGCCGTTCACGCGCTGGCATGGCTGGCGCCGCGCCGAATTTGA
- a CDS encoding alpha/beta hydrolase — MAALGAAEYQGPLKDVTPAATPVTFAGTVGLFMPAAAPTSQTAVLFLSPWGFEEMCTRKFWRILAEDFAKEGIASLRFDYAGTGDALDVADPGEGLALWEGTALAAAGMLRSLSGCERLILVSQGLGSVVALDIAEQLSGVDGIAFLAPTISGRAYLRELTVWSKMIDEGMGLTEAQRRAEGVTIASLQMPDSIAAAVKKLNLMTLAHISAPDCLVLTRPGRPGDADFAAHLETLGPRVERSAYEGYDELVSNPTVATMPLEAGRKVLDWARSIATEESATASRRILRAPRAEPLIGDGFRETPLRFGEGNRLSGILCEPTGTRAGATALLLTTAYDRHAGWGRMSVTMARTLARDGIPSLRFDTANVADSPPLPDAQEQVLYSPAQLQDVSAALDLLEAEKLLPAFAVGRCSGGYLAYQSAIQDGRCGGLITVNPYAFFWDETQPVEEALRFVPRSLETYGQKFLQFETLKRLYGGQIDAKSAARNIVVALARRAVRLGRPLLGVLPFFAGEHETVINGFRSLVKRQVDISLIYSAHDIGLDHFREHFGEDAAGLKNFPDIRLTIIPDTDHNLTPPYARKVYLREVKEMGLRLWRR, encoded by the coding sequence ATGGCTGCGTTGGGAGCCGCCGAATACCAGGGCCCGCTTAAGGATGTCACCCCCGCCGCCACGCCGGTGACTTTCGCCGGAACTGTCGGCCTGTTCATGCCCGCCGCGGCACCGACGAGCCAGACGGCCGTATTGTTCCTCAGCCCCTGGGGTTTCGAGGAAATGTGCACCCGCAAATTCTGGCGCATTCTCGCCGAAGATTTTGCCAAGGAAGGTATTGCCAGCCTCCGCTTCGACTATGCCGGCACCGGCGATGCGCTCGACGTTGCCGATCCGGGTGAAGGACTGGCGCTCTGGGAAGGCACGGCCCTCGCCGCCGCCGGCATGCTGCGATCGCTCTCCGGCTGCGAGCGGCTTATCCTGGTGAGCCAAGGGCTCGGAAGCGTCGTCGCCCTTGATATTGCAGAGCAGCTCTCCGGCGTCGACGGCATCGCCTTTCTGGCTCCGACCATTTCCGGCCGCGCCTATCTGCGCGAATTGACCGTTTGGTCGAAGATGATCGACGAGGGCATGGGGCTCACCGAAGCGCAACGCCGGGCCGAGGGCGTGACCATCGCCAGCCTGCAGATGCCGGACTCTATCGCCGCCGCGGTCAAGAAACTCAATCTGATGACGCTTGCCCATATCAGCGCGCCGGATTGCCTTGTCCTGACGCGGCCCGGCCGCCCTGGAGACGCCGATTTCGCTGCCCATCTCGAAACCCTCGGCCCACGCGTCGAACGCTCGGCCTATGAGGGCTATGACGAGCTGGTATCGAACCCGACCGTAGCCACCATGCCGCTCGAAGCCGGCCGGAAAGTTCTGGACTGGGCACGGTCGATCGCGACGGAAGAATCCGCGACGGCATCTCGCAGAATTCTCCGCGCGCCGCGCGCCGAACCGCTGATCGGCGACGGTTTTCGCGAAACGCCGCTGCGCTTTGGCGAGGGCAACCGCCTCTCCGGCATTCTCTGCGAACCCACAGGCACCCGTGCGGGCGCGACGGCATTGCTTTTGACCACGGCCTATGACCGCCATGCTGGCTGGGGCCGAATGTCGGTGACCATGGCGCGAACGCTTGCACGCGACGGCATCCCCTCGCTGCGTTTCGATACCGCCAACGTCGCCGACAGTCCGCCGCTTCCCGATGCGCAGGAACAGGTGCTCTATTCGCCCGCGCAGCTTCAGGACGTTAGCGCCGCTCTCGACCTTCTGGAGGCGGAGAAACTGTTGCCCGCCTTTGCCGTTGGCCGCTGCAGCGGTGGCTATCTCGCTTATCAGAGCGCTATCCAAGATGGCAGGTGCGGCGGTCTGATCACCGTCAACCCCTATGCTTTCTTCTGGGATGAAACCCAGCCCGTGGAGGAAGCCCTGCGCTTCGTGCCGCGTTCGCTCGAGACCTACGGCCAGAAATTCCTGCAGTTTGAGACGCTGAAGCGGCTCTATGGCGGCCAGATCGACGCCAAAAGTGCGGCGCGCAACATCGTCGTGGCGCTGGCGCGGCGCGCCGTCCGTCTCGGCCGCCCCCTCCTCGGCGTTCTCCCGTTCTTCGCCGGCGAGCACGAAACCGTCATCAACGGCTTCCGCTCGCTCGTCAAACGCCAAGTCGATATTTCCCTGATCTACAGCGCCCACGACATTGGTCTCGATCATTTCCGCGAACATTTCGGCGAAGATGCCGCCGGCCTCAAGAATTTCCCCGACATCCGCCTCACCATCATTCCCGATACCGACCACAATCTGACGCCGCCCTATGCGCGCAAAGTATATTTGCGAGAGGTGAAGGAGATGGGATTGAGGCTGTGGCGGCGCTGA
- a CDS encoding response regulator has product MRLLIVEDNRELASWLGKALRQAQYAVDIAYDGEDAEHMLKVAGYAVVILDLSLPKIDGLTLLKRLRQSGNKVPVIILTANASLDGRVAGLDSGADDYLAKPFEIAELEARIRALVRRGHDRAAPEIAVGDLLFDGGTRQFFLGGETLALTPREHAVLEHLVMKVGTTVTKTALSESVFGFDDLADTSAIEIYVHRVRKKLEGSAVQIATLRGLGYLLRHAQ; this is encoded by the coding sequence ATGAGGCTCCTGATCGTCGAAGACAACCGCGAACTGGCGTCCTGGCTCGGCAAGGCGCTGCGTCAGGCGCAATATGCCGTCGACATCGCCTATGACGGCGAGGACGCCGAACATATGTTGAAAGTGGCGGGTTACGCGGTCGTCATCCTCGATCTGTCACTGCCGAAAATCGATGGGTTGACGCTGTTGAAGCGCTTGCGCCAAAGCGGCAACAAGGTGCCGGTCATCATCCTGACCGCCAATGCCAGCCTCGACGGCCGTGTTGCCGGGCTCGACAGCGGCGCCGACGACTATCTGGCAAAGCCTTTCGAAATCGCCGAGCTGGAAGCCCGTATCCGCGCCCTTGTCCGCCGCGGCCATGATCGCGCCGCACCCGAAATCGCCGTGGGCGACCTGCTCTTCGACGGCGGCACGCGGCAGTTCTTTCTTGGCGGCGAAACCCTGGCGCTCACGCCGCGCGAACATGCCGTGCTCGAACATCTCGTCATGAAGGTCGGCACGACAGTCACCAAGACCGCGCTGTCCGAAAGCGTCTTTGGCTTCGACGATCTCGCCGACACCAGCGCCATCGAAATCTACGTGCACCGCGTCCGCAAGAAACTCGAAGGCAGCGCCGTGCAGATCGCCACGCTGCGTGGCCTCGGCTATCTCCTTCGCCATGCGCAATGA
- a CDS encoding sensor histidine kinase encodes MRNDESQARKGRLRRAIAGLTSSLRAQLFAWVVLTLIGAICVNLYLSFHSANATSDLVTDHTLLASARVIAEAVHVDANGTVQVDLPPAALEMFDTGYGDRVFYQVVTAWGNLVAGYPDLPQPKKQQVGEDTTFRADQVRLMMLNHPIVGLSEDSTISVTVAVTHKSQYAMRRRLWLSDFTKQLVLVLLAGLVTIIGLQRGLTPVLRLRDAVRERGRQRLDPLEPDMVQSELRPLVHALNDHMERVQNQMAAQRRFVSNAAHQLRTPLALISTQASVAAREDDNARRDEALTALRSSTRQVTRLASQLLTLSRAEPGSRRPRSDTIDLVATARQVLENLAEEALRRNIDLGLEADGAPVHVEGDGTMLREMLVNLVDNALRYTPANGRVTVGVRLDDNNAVLSVEDNGPGIPEAERGQVFERFYRIIGTEPEGSGLGLAIVREVVDGAGGTIALSDAPGGGLLVTVRLPAV; translated from the coding sequence ATGCGCAATGACGAAAGCCAAGCACGCAAGGGACGTCTGCGCCGCGCCATCGCAGGGCTGACCTCCAGCCTGCGGGCGCAACTCTTTGCCTGGGTGGTACTGACGCTGATCGGGGCGATCTGCGTCAATCTGTACCTCAGTTTCCACTCGGCGAACGCCACCTCGGACCTCGTCACCGACCACACGCTGCTTGCATCGGCCCGCGTCATCGCCGAAGCCGTACATGTCGATGCAAACGGCACTGTCCAAGTCGATCTCCCACCGGCGGCGCTGGAAATGTTCGATACCGGTTATGGCGACCGCGTCTTCTATCAGGTGGTGACCGCGTGGGGGAACCTCGTCGCCGGCTATCCCGATCTGCCGCAACCGAAGAAACAGCAGGTCGGTGAAGATACCACATTCCGCGCCGATCAGGTTCGGCTGATGATGCTGAACCATCCGATCGTCGGCCTTAGCGAAGACAGCACGATCTCCGTCACCGTCGCCGTCACCCACAAAAGCCAATACGCCATGCGCCGCAGGCTGTGGCTCTCGGATTTCACCAAGCAGCTCGTGCTCGTGCTGCTCGCCGGCCTGGTGACCATTATCGGCCTGCAGCGCGGTCTGACACCGGTGCTGCGGCTACGTGATGCTGTGCGCGAACGCGGCCGCCAGCGGCTGGACCCGCTGGAGCCGGATATGGTGCAGAGCGAGCTACGCCCCCTGGTTCATGCGCTGAACGATCATATGGAGCGGGTGCAGAACCAGATGGCGGCACAGCGCCGATTCGTCTCCAACGCTGCCCATCAGTTGCGCACGCCGCTTGCGCTCATCTCGACGCAGGCAAGTGTGGCGGCGCGCGAGGACGACAATGCCAGACGTGACGAAGCCCTGACGGCACTACGCTCCAGTACAAGGCAGGTGACACGGCTGGCGAGCCAGCTTCTCACCCTGTCGCGGGCCGAACCCGGCAGCCGCCGTCCACGTAGCGACACGATCGACCTCGTTGCCACCGCCCGGCAAGTCTTGGAAAACCTGGCGGAAGAAGCGCTGAGACGCAACATCGACCTGGGACTGGAGGCCGATGGCGCGCCGGTCCATGTCGAAGGCGACGGCACCATGCTGCGCGAGATGCTGGTCAATCTCGTCGACAATGCCCTGCGTTATACCCCGGCCAATGGCCGCGTCACGGTCGGGGTCCGGCTTGATGACAACAACGCCGTACTGTCGGTGGAGGACAACGGTCCGGGCATTCCCGAGGCCGAACGCGGGCAAGTATTCGAGCGTTTCTACCGCATCATCGGCACGGAGCCCGAAGGCAGCGGCCTCGGATTAGCCATCGTCCGCGAAGTCGTCGACGGCGCCGGCGGCACGATCGCGCTCAGCGACGCGCCCGGCGGCGGCTTGTTAGTGACCGTAAGGCTGCCGGCGGTTTGA
- a CDS encoding DNA helicase: MRLSGPIYRLKRKARLMSREENIPLHEALDRIAAEEGFRGWSLLAARADATTPAGEMFAQLDPGDLVLLGARPGHGKTLMSLRLAVEAMKAGNRGIFFTLEDTERAVLDRFRMIGAEFESFKDRFEFDCSDAISADYIVERLASMPKGTLVVIDYLQILDQNRQKPELMVQVLTLRSFARERGLILVFISQIDRSYDPSMKAYPDLKDVRLPNPLDLALFDKTFFLNKGEVQPRAAG, translated from the coding sequence ATGAGGCTTTCTGGCCCAATTTATCGCTTGAAGCGTAAAGCCCGGCTCATGTCGCGCGAGGAGAATATTCCCTTGCATGAAGCGCTGGACCGAATTGCAGCCGAGGAAGGTTTCCGCGGCTGGAGCTTGCTTGCAGCTCGTGCGGACGCGACGACGCCCGCCGGTGAGATGTTCGCGCAATTGGATCCTGGCGACCTGGTGCTTCTGGGTGCCCGTCCGGGCCACGGCAAAACGCTGATGAGTCTGAGGCTGGCGGTCGAGGCGATGAAAGCCGGCAACCGTGGCATCTTCTTCACACTGGAGGATACCGAAAGGGCCGTTCTCGATCGTTTCCGCATGATTGGCGCTGAGTTCGAGTCTTTCAAAGACCGGTTCGAATTTGACTGTTCAGACGCGATCAGCGCCGACTATATCGTCGAGAGGCTGGCGTCGATGCCCAAGGGAACGCTGGTGGTCATCGATTACCTGCAAATCCTCGATCAAAACCGGCAGAAGCCGGAATTGATGGTGCAGGTCCTGACGTTGCGATCCTTTGCGCGTGAGAGAGGTCTGATCCTCGTCTTCATCTCGCAGATCGATCGGTCCTACGATCCGTCGATGAAAGCCTATCCCGATCTCAAGGATGTCCGTCTGCCCAATCCGCTGGATCTGGCGCTGTTCGACAAGACATTTTTCCTGAACAAGGGCGAAGTCCAGCCTCGGGCGGCAGGATAA
- a CDS encoding sugar O-acetyltransferase produces the protein MTLADQLEIIRSGKMYNDLTPELIKAREEAVLLTNRYNASFGKTSAERESILRELLGKVGEHVLFEPTFRCEFGRNVVIGNNFYANFDCVLLDGGGIEIGNDVLFGPRVGIYTSNHAIDASERAAGACYAKPVRIGNGVWIGAGVHINQGVTIGDGAIIGSGSVVTKDVPAGVIAAGVPCKVIREITEMDRTGFQP, from the coding sequence ATGACGCTTGCTGACCAGTTGGAAATCATCCGCTCTGGAAAAATGTACAACGATCTGACGCCCGAGCTGATCAAGGCTCGAGAGGAGGCCGTTCTACTGACCAACCGCTACAATGCAAGCTTCGGCAAGACGTCCGCAGAACGGGAAAGCATCCTTCGTGAGCTGTTGGGCAAGGTGGGCGAGCACGTGCTTTTCGAGCCGACGTTCCGTTGCGAGTTCGGTCGGAACGTCGTTATCGGCAACAACTTCTACGCCAACTTCGACTGCGTCTTGCTGGACGGTGGCGGCATCGAGATCGGTAATGACGTGCTGTTCGGTCCCCGTGTCGGCATTTACACCTCCAACCACGCAATTGATGCTTCCGAGCGCGCGGCGGGTGCGTGTTACGCGAAGCCGGTGAGGATCGGGAACGGGGTGTGGATTGGCGCCGGGGTACACATCAACCAGGGCGTGACCATTGGCGATGGCGCGATAATTGGGTCAGGTAGCGTCGTGACCAAAGACGTTCCAGCAGGTGTGATTGCAGCGGGCGTTCCTTGCAAGGTAATTAGAGAGATCACCGAGATGGACAGAACGGGTTTTCAGCCCTGA
- a CDS encoding ABC transporter permease, translated as MANTALETGNAPIFRAGTSDAEIEAAALKALTRRKYVVVAWQVGILLAILGLWQVASDLHWIDPFFYSSPYGIALRLWDWITEGTESGSLWYHLGVTMEEALIGFVIGSVTGVLVGVALGRNKLASDILSIYIKAINSIPRVVLAPIFVMIMGLGLASKVALAFIMVFFVVFANAFQGVREADRNMIANARILGASNWQVTRNVILPSAMSWIFASLHISFSFAIIGAIVGEFVGSLAGIGYLISIAKGTYDAAGLYAAIILVMVVTLGAEYVMTLVENRITRWRPQQHMDVQ; from the coding sequence ATGGCAAACACAGCCCTCGAAACAGGCAATGCCCCGATCTTCCGCGCCGGGACTTCGGATGCGGAAATCGAAGCCGCAGCGCTGAAGGCGCTCACCCGCCGCAAGTACGTTGTCGTGGCATGGCAGGTCGGCATTCTGCTCGCCATCCTTGGTCTCTGGCAGGTCGCCTCCGATCTGCACTGGATCGACCCGTTCTTCTATTCCAGCCCGTATGGCATCGCGTTGCGCCTGTGGGACTGGATCACCGAGGGCACCGAGAGCGGCTCGCTCTGGTATCATCTCGGCGTCACCATGGAAGAAGCGCTGATCGGCTTCGTCATCGGCTCGGTGACCGGCGTTCTCGTCGGCGTCGCTCTCGGCCGCAACAAACTCGCTTCCGATATCCTGTCGATCTACATCAAGGCGATCAACTCGATCCCGCGCGTCGTTCTCGCGCCGATCTTCGTGATGATCATGGGCCTCGGCCTTGCCTCCAAGGTCGCGCTTGCCTTCATCATGGTGTTCTTCGTGGTGTTCGCCAACGCTTTCCAGGGCGTTCGTGAAGCCGACCGCAACATGATCGCCAATGCCCGCATTCTCGGCGCTTCCAACTGGCAGGTGACCCGCAACGTCATCCTGCCGTCGGCAATGAGCTGGATTTTTGCAAGCCTGCACATCTCCTTCTCCTTCGCCATCATCGGCGCGATCGTCGGCGAATTCGTCGGATCGCTCGCCGGCATCGGCTACCTGATCTCGATCGCCAAGGGCACCTATGACGCAGCCGGCCTCTATGCCGCGATCATCCTCGTGATGGTGGTCACGCTCGGTGCCGAATACGTGATGACGCTCGTCGAAAACCGCATCACCAGATGGCGTCCGCAGCAGCACATGGACGTGCAATAA
- a CDS encoding ABC transporter ATP-binding protein — translation MQQDERRTPAIELINVSRRFVSPTGKSLTALRDFNMTVERGEFVAVVGPTGCGKSTTLNLVTGLAKPSAGEVRLMGGPVNGIDPRVGFAFQTDALFPWKNVIDNVMSGPLFRGKSKAEAEKSAKDWLARVGLSKFLHHYPHQLSGGMRKRVSLAQTFINEPEILLMDEPFSALDVQTRTVMHEELLKLWAERQASVVFVTHDLEEAVALADKVYVLTAGPATVKSVYTIDLPRPRVVSEIRYEQNFIDYCKTIWDDLREEVETSYRRAAEAA, via the coding sequence ATGCAACAGGATGAACGCCGCACCCCGGCGATCGAACTCATTAATGTCAGCCGCCGTTTCGTATCGCCGACGGGCAAGTCGCTGACCGCACTTCGCGATTTCAACATGACCGTCGAGCGCGGCGAATTCGTCGCCGTCGTCGGTCCGACGGGCTGTGGCAAGTCGACGACCCTCAATCTTGTCACCGGCCTTGCCAAGCCAAGCGCCGGCGAAGTCCGACTGATGGGCGGCCCGGTCAACGGCATCGACCCGCGCGTCGGCTTCGCCTTCCAGACGGATGCGCTCTTCCCCTGGAAGAACGTCATCGACAATGTCATGTCCGGCCCGCTGTTCCGCGGCAAGTCCAAGGCGGAAGCCGAAAAGAGCGCCAAGGACTGGCTCGCCCGCGTCGGGCTTTCAAAATTCCTGCATCATTATCCGCATCAGCTCTCGGGCGGCATGCGCAAGCGCGTTTCGCTGGCACAGACCTTCATCAACGAGCCGGAAATCCTGCTGATGGACGAGCCGTTCTCGGCGCTCGACGTGCAGACCCGCACGGTCATGCATGAGGAGCTCTTGAAGCTCTGGGCCGAACGCCAGGCTTCCGTCGTCTTCGTGACGCACGATCTCGAAGAGGCCGTGGCACTCGCCGACAAGGTCTATGTGCTGACCGCCGGCCCGGCGACGGTGAAATCGGTCTATACGATCGACCTGCCGCGCCCGCGCGTCGTCTCCGAGATCCGCTACGAGCAGAACTTCATCGATTATTGCAAGACGATCTGGGATGACCTTCGCGAAGAGGTCGAAACCAGCTATCGCCGTGCCGCTGAAGCGGCATAA